TCAAAGTTGAGTAGCAAATTAACAAATGCCTCACCAGTGGCATGAAAGAGTTAACATAGATCCCACAGGATGACTAAACCCGATTCCCAGGGCCTAGCCAGATCAAAGATGACAACTACATAGCATTAGTGCTactgcttccccttccctttcccgtGGTAGCCATTACTAGTCAATCACAGCACTCCTTCCCCATGATGTGGGCCACTTACGCCAGCACAACTGGCAGCCACTATTAATTGATCATCAACTCAAGCTCAAGTTGCTGAAATCTACTTGCCAGCTCCGCGCAGCCAGACCTAGCTTGCTAATGCAAGGAGAAAAGGGGCAAGTTCTTTGGGCTCACCCAAGGCAAACAGCCCAAGTGtctcctgcccctcctccagAAGCATCTGGATGACTTCTAAGGAAATGCTCCTTCCACATATGCTTCCTCTCCACCCACTGAGTGCCAGTCAATACCACCTCCCCTGGACATCTGGTCCTCTAGGAGGTGCCATAAAGCAAATGCCAAACAGGGCCCAAATTCTGACTGACAATTGACAGAACTGGCAGAAGAGCCCACCTCTCCCTTTTAGGTGTTGGCTCAAGGCTGCAAACTTGGCCAAGTGAGACAGTGCCAATCCTTTTTCAGTCTGTTGTCACAGCCAGCAAAGAGGTAACCAGCCTGTGAGCCCAAGTCttgctccccttcctccctcgTACCCCCGCCCGCCCCTGGCGCCCTGGAATGCTAGTTGAGCTTGCTGCAGATCTCCAGCGCTTGCTTGTAGACCTGAGTCACATCATCCATGTCTGTGAGGAGGGAGAAGCTGCTGTCTGCCAGCCGGTTCCGGTACCGCTTCAGGTACTGGGGCCGGGGCCGGTTCTGGAGCCCCTCAAAGTCCTGGATCTGGAGGAAGTTTTCTGCAGAGACGCAGCTGCGGATGCGCTGGCGGGCAGGGCGATTCTCCTGCAAATCCAGCAAGTCAAAAGAGTCGCTGGACAGCACGCTGTCATCGCTGATGACACTGGAAGGACGGCTGTAGCTCCGGGAGAGGCCCTCGGCAGGGACACCAGGCTCTGACAGGGATTCCAGTGTGGGCATTTCAGGGCTGACCAGGGCTGGGTCCATGGTGCCCGCTGAGTATTTGCTGCTGTGTTTCAAGATGCCCTTCCTCCGGCAGGAGAGGCTGTGGGAGGTTACCCTGGCTGGGTccggggggctgggggaggggatgcTGCTGCCCATCACATCATTACTGTCCAACAGTTCCGAAGACTCACTGCGCTCTGGGGAAGAGTAGTAACCTGATTCTCTCTGCTGGGTCTTTTTCAAGATGCCTTTCTTGGGCATCGTGGCCGACTGCTTGGGGCTGAGTTTTCCCGGCACCTCTGCCTCTGGTGAGCTTGGGAGGAGCACGCCAGTCCTGCACAAGTCCTGCTCCATCTTGAAAGTAGAGGGTAAGGCAGGACCAACTACACCTTCAATGAAGCCAGTGCTGTGAGAGCGATGCTCGCTGTTGCTTCGCTTCTTCAGGATCCCCTTGGGCCTCTTAGAACTCAGCTTGGATGGGCTTTCAGGCACTGCATCCTGACTAGACTGAGCAAAGTCATTCTCTTTCTTGGATTTCTTCAGCGACCGCTGCTGCTCTAGCATGACCTCAGAGGTCGTGGGTTTGGCCAGGCCCTTCATTTTGGCTTCAGTGTCAGCCTGCAGCCCTGTGGAACGGTGGTGCCAGTCAATGATCCGAGCCAGGAGTGGGGACTCAGAGTCATGAAGGGCATCACAGTCACACACGCTGCTCTTATAGCCCCAGTTCACCCACCAGTGGTTAGCAATGTCCTCAATAGTGGCCCGGCGATCGGGGTTCACCATCAGCATCCACCGTATGAGTCCTCGAGCATCTAAGGGACAAGGGACAAAAAGAATTGGGCATTATGTGGGAGCTTCTGGCTTTGTGATAGTGGGACCCTCCAGGAGTGACGAAAGACACACACTCCCTCTAGGAAAAATCCATCTGGAGACCTGGTCCAGCCACATTATGGAGCAGGAAGCCCCAGCCTTTCAGATCATCCATCAAAAGCATAATCAAGACTTGGAACCACAGGCCAGGGTGCCATCACATTATGGCATGTTTTCCCTGTAAGTGAGGAAATGTCATAGAACTACTAAGCTTTTCATCATCTTGAATCTTTAGAAAATGTGGAAGGTCAGGTAACCAAGAAAGAATCCAGACTTGACCCTGAGAGGTGCCCCACCATTCCTTTGGCGAATATCATTTTACcagaggaaaaacaggtgtaGATAACCACGGCTTTCTTTATTCCTCCAAAGGTGGGCTTGTATAAACACAAAGCACCTGCAGTCACTGGGAAAGCATGCCAGAGACAGAACATGGAGTGTGGCTCAGAGGCACTTACCTGGAACACCTGGGCAGTAAGCGTGGCCATCTCCAAAGCTGGCCTCGCCCCAAGGTCCTGGCCAGGTTCTGAGACCAACACTCAGTGAGCttgccttctttccctctctgacATAAGCCATCTTCTACTGAGCTATCAGATCAGAGAAGTGATCTATATCTGCTTCCCATTCACAGCCTGTCTGGAAATTCTACCTGCAAATTTCTGCTGCCAGAGAATTAGGGAAAACCCCTAAAGGGATGCTGAGAAGGCCACAGGAACCAACTGACTCTCACAGCTTATAAACTGACTTTTAGGTTCAAACTGTGTTCCCCCAATTGGGGTGAATTATATTCTTGGAAGCTGCCACCTCCCCTCAGCTGCTTATGTAAGCGAATGAGAAGCTGGCAAAGGCCTGGTAATAGGGACTGGGGCAAGAAACACCCCTGAAAAGTACCAAGATGATCATCCTCagtcattcaataagtatttcttGAACGCCTACAATGTGCCAGGAACCGCATTGGCATCAGTTAGCTGGTGAGGCAAAGAAGACCACTTTAGAGGTCACTCTGAATTTTTCCAAAAAGAACAGGCTGgcttgttaaaaaaattatatatagagagagagataatgcatatctgtatatatacacatacaaccGTCTAGCCTCATTATCCATAGAGtctgtatttgcaaatttgcctacttgctaaaatttattggTAACCTCAAAATCAATATTCGCAGCTCTTTTGCAGTCATTTTTGCATATGCACAGAGCAGCAAAAAGTTTGAGTCACCCCAACACACATATGTATTCACAGCGGAGGTCAAACAAGGCAACACTCTGCCTTCTTATTTCAGTTCTCGTACTATTATACAAATTGTCCTTTTCTCAGTCTATTTAGTGCtgtatttctcacattttttggaatttttattccatcaagaaggctgtgatgtgccttatggaGAAGATAAGTGTCTTAGATCAGTTTTGTTTAGGCATGAGTTACAGTGCTGTTGGCTGTTGAGTTTGAtgttaatgaattaataatatagattaaataaggtgtctttaaacagagacacacataaaacaaggttatatatCAATCAGTTAACAAAAATATTGTGAGCAGAGGCTCTCAGGAACCTAACCCTCTATTTCCCCTAAGAGCAATGGTTCAATATTCACAAATTCAGTGTTTGTAGCAACTTTGTAGAACATAACTACTATGAATGAGAATCAACTGTGTATGTGTAggtatacagatatacatatatatatatgcatgtgtatagtATGTATATAAATGAAGTGCCAATGTTAACTTCATTTGTTAACAAAAATGACCAGTGATGGCCAGCTGTACACACTCTCTATACAGGCATGATGTTCCCCATCAAGAGATGAAGCTCATGACCGTGGTTGTCTTGACCAATAGAACACAGCAGATGTGACACAATCTGGGTACAAGCATGGACATGgcactggcactccagcctgggcaacagagcgagacactctctcaagaaaaatttttaaaaaagaaagaaagctcggCAACTTTTTATTCCTCCTTCTTAGAACCCCAAGCTGCCACTGTGGGGTGGCACCTCAGAGAGCACTGAGGAAGGTCCACCATTCGGCCCCAGCAGCAGCCCCAACTGCCATCTGCTTACAACTGTAGGAGAGAAAGGCCATAAGAGCACTTCCCAACCCACAGGGGTGAAAGAGATGATTTCATGGTTgtgtaagccactgagtttgtttTGTAGGGGCAGATGGGGTAGAGTTGTTACACAGAAATCAATAATGAGACAGTACCCATGAGCCATGCCCCATGCCAGTGGCACAGTAGTGAGAGACAGAGCAGTGGCCACCCTCACAGTATTTACATTCTCAGGTGAGTGGTTTCCATGTCTACTCAGACTGGGAGAGACCTCATCTAATATCTTTtccaacatttttatttatggtgGAGAATCTGAATCcaaagagattaagtgacttgcccagatcCACAAAGCAAGCAAACAGGACTCCTAGAAGGTGTGCTCTGAAAATTTCCTTTGGGAAGGTTTGGGGAAAGCAGCCTAATAAGCCAGTTTTGCCAAGGATGACACTtctgggaagaagaaagaggaaaaccaGGTGACTCCAGACAGACATactaaaacaaaagcagaaaataagagTTGGGTAAGCAGATCTCTCTCCCCTCCACCTCTGACCCTCCCTCCACAGGGCACGCACCTGAGGGCTGTGTTGGCTCCCGGTACTCTCCGCTGCTGATTTGCCGAATGAGGTTTTTGTGATCGAAACCATCGAAGGGCATTGTTCCATAAACAAGAGTGTAAAGCAACACACCCAGGGCCCAGCTGTCCACCTGGAGCAGAGAGACAGCACATATAGGAGAGCTGGGAAACAGATCCCAAGATGCCTTCCAAACCATTAGCATCATAGCCTGTGAGcagccacccccaacacccccagGAACTGAATTTAGCACCTGGAAGATAGGTTCCTAGTGCAGCCTGACACCTGACAGCAATGCAGCTGGGACCTGCTACAGAGCCTGACCTTTCCATTCTGAACAGAGGCCAGTGGTCCCAACTAGTAAAGAACTTTCTTAAACAGATTATCTTCTTTAATCCTCACTATAATTTTGTGAAGCAGTTAGAGCCAGGACTATTTTCagccccatttaacagatgagaataCTGAGGCACGAAGAACCTAAATGGTTTCTCCAGAGGCCCTGCCCCAGTGATGGAGGTACAACTGGGATGCAGGGCTCTTCATTCCTAATCCAGGAATCAATTCCTTCCTGCACTTTCTTCAAATGAATCAGGAATTACAAACTGAAATCTTAACAGATATACACGAAGCAAGAAAGAATTGGGGTTATGACATAGAGTTGGGGATGCAGACAAACTGTACAGTACATTCACCTGTCTTAGGCAGACAGCCTCTCCTTAGCTAATTGCTGCTATGTAGTAACATGGGCCCAGCACTGCTCGATTCTTTGGTTTTACAAGAGAAGTCAGAAACCAAACTTTTACATGAAATCTCCCAATTATTACAtgtttgttcaatttttttaatgaaaactaaGGTGGCCAAATAAAGGAGTTTGCTGACCAGATCACAGACTGCTAGCCTGGAACCTCAAAAACAGGTCATCGAAGACCAAAATATTCGTTATCTATGAGAAATTTCGTGTCGAGTTTCTACAAGTTTGTAAATTGAGTTCTATGCTCCTCCCTCACATTCTTATTTTAGAAAGACTTTCTCTTCATTGCAGTTAATAGATGGTCTTGGCATCCTTCTCTTTACCCTTCAGCCCTGCCCCCGAACACTctcaaacacataaatatttgaaagaaaacatttcaacaCACTGAGCAGCTGCTATTTAAAGGATACTGAGTGGATGAAGTTCTCTGAAAAGAGAACCATCTTTCAAAAAGAGAATCATCACTCACAACTcactcattttcaaaataaaatttccacATACCCATATCTTACAGTGGCCCTTGAAAGCGCTAGCATGTAGGGAAATGTATGTCTCATGAATTAGAAGATGtcattaaaatgtatttccttagTCAGCTATGCATGctgccaaaaatatatacaaaaaagatatttaCCCCAGAGTGaggcaattttttgtttgtttgttttgtctgttttgataTAATAGGGAAAAAACTAAATGTTCACATCTAGACATTACtaaataaattttggtatattcattgataaaatgtcattaaaatcatgtttttaataATGAATTTGGAAATTGCCACAAGATAGTTTTCATAGTAAAGGGCAAGATATACATACGTGTgtcacatacatatgtatatcttGCCTTTTATTAACttgatcttaattatttttgaaatgcagAGATCTACATTGGGAAAAGTTTAAAAGTCACTAGAGTTTTAAGTGATTATCTTTTCTAGGGGGATGGCAGGtacctttattttctcctttaggCTTTTCTGGGTTTCCCAAATTTCCTCCCAGGAGTATACATTAACTGCTTTTATAATCGTATAAGGAAACGTTTTCCTTGCTTGCTTTTTTAGGCTCTGTTTTTTTAAGCATTTCTCGAATCCAGTTTttgcccttcctccctcttctccctcccctcccctgccccatacACATTGGGCAAGCTGCTCACCTCTGGCCCTCGGTAAGGTCTCCCATTGACAATCTCAGGAGATGCATAGAGTGGACTCCCACAAAACGTTTGTAAGAACTTATCCTTCTGGTACAGGTTGGAAAGCCCAAAGTCAGCAATCTACAAAGAGAAGCAAGACCCAGGGAGACTTGTTAGCATTCCAGATTATGTCTGTGTTGGATCAATTCACACTACACAGCACACAGAGTGGATGAAGGGCACCTGGGTGGGTCTGCTGGCTGGATCGCCATTTTCTCTCCAGCCCTGAGTCTTCATAAAGGACCACTCAGCCCAAGCAGGTCAGTGTTTCCTAGCTGCAGTCCTTGGCATCCATCACAAGTTCTACCAAATCTGCAGACTACAAGCTCTGCAACTTACTTAGAAATTACTCTTTAAATGGATGCTCTATTTAAACTTTAATTTAGACCTGCTCTGAGAAATGACATTCACAAAATCACTGGCTTGATGTTTCTGATGAACATTAAAGTGTGTAACTATTAATTTAAGAATTCTCCCTCTGTGGTCTACCCAATTATACTGCATCTGCGGTGGTGTGCATATCACACTGCGGAAAAATCCTGACCTACACAACTGGTGATACCACCTCTGTATCCACTCACACCCTGATCAGAACTGTATTTTGCCTGTCTTGTGACTCAAGATGAAATGGACTAATTGACTCACAGCATTGGGTTTTGAGTCATCATATTTCAGTCCCAACTCTGCTCCTATCTGTCACTTAATgaccttgagcctcagtttacccaccAGAAAATGGGAATCCATGATCCCTTCCCTGTTCTAGCTCACAGGATCATCAtgagaataataagaaaaagaaatcaatcgaGATGAGACCTTggccaggcggatcacttgaggtcaagaattcgagaccagcctggccaacatggaaaaaccccgtctctactaaaaatacaaaaattagccaggcgtggtggtgcgtgcctgtaatctcagctactcgggaggctgaggcatgagaatcacttgaacctgagaggcggagattgcagtgagccaaaatcacaccactgcactccagcctgggcgacaaagagagattcaatctcaaaaaaaaaaaaataagatgggaCCATGAGTGTAACAGTGCTTCATAACCTTCAAGTTTGATGCAAATGTTTCATCTAGCCTTGTTTTCATTGTACTCCACAGTCCTTGGAATCATTCTCTTCTCCTTTGGTTTCTTGAAGTGTTTTATGTGTTATCATTTATGACAGcacttttacatatatatgtatatgtacacatatgtacatatatacacatatacacatatatacatacatatacatatatatatttgctttccCTACCAGACTCTGAGTTTCCTGAGGCAGTTGGCAGGTTCCACATCCTCCCCTTATCTTTGTATCATCCACTGCTTAGCACCTGCCCACACCCAAGAAACACTTGTCACTGGTACAGGgattatattttgaaaagcaCAAGATAATTAATATacaatgcaaaataataataataataataaacttagtTGCCACTTTTTGAACAACTTCCAATTATCAGGTACTGCTCCAAACACTTTAAGTTATTTAATCTAATCTTAACAAAAACCTGGTTTACACAGCAATGTGAATGCATTTCATGCctaaaaaaggttaaaatagtCAGTTTTATGTTATGTCCACTTTAccacatattttttgaaaaactcatttaacagatgaggaaattgaggtttaaGGAGTTGAGGTTACTCATTTAAGGAGATGAGTAACTAATATGCAGCAATATAAACCCCCGTGTCTCTAAAGCTTCAAACCACAGTGCCACCCTGCCCTTGGGTCACCTGTATATTTCACTCCACTCTAAGCCAGCTTTGCAAGCTGAGCCCCTGTAGGTTTCCATCATTCTCCAAGCTGATTTCCATTTGAGGCTTGGAAATGAGCTGCATGATTCACATGCCCAGAGAGAGCCCAGCCTGAATACCACCAAGGCTCTGTGGTGGTCACAGCCCCTAGAAGCAGCCTATTTTGTAAAAGTCATCCCTGAATGAATGGAATGTCATTGAAAGCAGCTGGTGTACAACCAGCCTCAGAAAATGCATTCTCCGGGCTCAGATTGCACTTCATTGCCCTGAATTCCACTTTCTTATCAAGGCCCCTGACTTGCTTGCAGGAAGTTGGTTGGAAGCTTTATGAAGTGTGCCCTGTCAATcagaagaggaatggaatggctaCGCACAGGAAAATGCATTCTCTTCCCGCCTGGCAGTGCCTGGGGCACCATATGAGCTTCCAAATACATGTGCATGTGAGAGGCACCCgctgcacatgcacacactcacgcCGGGAGTTTTCACTCCGAGTCTGGGCAGCCTCGTTTGCTCTGTAGCCGTTCTGGAGAAGTGTGTTTATGTTATGGCCCACTCCTATCCTCACAGACTGATGTTTATCAGCCTCTCCCAGTAAAACTGTCATTGCCACTGACACAAGATTAATAGAAATCTAGATTAGCCTGTGTTCTTGGCACTTCGATGGGAAAGCAGTAttaatcaacacacacacacacacacacacagagagagagagagagagagagagcgttcTCAGATCTTGAGCCATTCAAACTTAGGCTTCGGCTCTAAGATTTAATGCCATATGGAACTTATATCAACTATTGATAAGAGGGGAAATGGCCACTGGTTATGAAACCTCTCTGAAGCTTCAGTTTTCTCGTCTGTAAAATAGCGTTAGGAAGAGTGTCTATCCCTACTGTGTCATGGTGGAGATTAAATGACATAAAGTATGTAAAGTCCTTACAACAGTAATTGGCCCAGAGTTGGAgctcaatatatatttgcttCCCAACTTTAAATCCAGGGAGTTAATTACCTTCATTATACTAGAAGCAGAGTTTATCCCAATGCCAGGGACTCTTGACAgtgaagaaatagagaaattttAGATGCCAAATAATAATGGAATTAAATAACtttgaataataaaatgaaaaattcattccTTTCTGGATTCACCTTCAGTTCTTTGGATTAAGTCAAGAAGAAGGTCTCAGCTGGGTACTGGTGTGTCTTCAGTATCTCTTTAGCATTTATCAAAGAGACCAGGCCTCCGGCCTAGCCTGCAGCAGCAACCAACATCAAGCTGGAACTTCAGAATGCTATTTGGTTTCCATTATACTTAGTTTTGAGCTTATCTTCTATTCATGGTAAGTGATACTGGTTTTCCACTTAAGGTAATTATTTAGGGCTTCTTTTTCAAATAGACGGAACTTTAAAAAGTGACCTGAACTcaacaaaaatattaagtaaaatagcAGTGAGGATACTGCGGAAAGGCAAAAATCCATGAAAAGGATGACAAACTGAAATTTGAGAAATACTGATTTTAAacatcataaaacaaaaataatcacatCTCAGAATTACTTTGATCTGAAAGAGCCCTAACAGATGTTAATCCTGCCCCTCGCTCTAAAAGTGAAGCAGCTGAAGGTTCCAGGGCATAAGAAGTTTTGCTAAAGGCTGCAAAGAACAGCAGCAAGTACATGAAGGAGCACATGGGTCTTCCCAAGCCGTACAGTTTCTCCAACAGAACATCAGCTGCAAATGGAGAGGATGACTTTCCAGCAAGGAGGCGACTGGGCTGCAGAATTTTGCTGACACACTAGCAGGCAAGCTTTGGAGAAAGGTACCTACCTAGCTGGCATTTTTGCTTGTTGTTTTGACTGCTCCCCTGCCCCGTACTGATTCAGAACCACCTTCTGCCCCTGCCCTGTGCTATTCAGTTCAGCCTCAATTCTC
The Pan troglodytes isolate AG18354 chromosome 10, NHGRI_mPanTro3-v2.0_pri, whole genome shotgun sequence genome window above contains:
- the NUAK1 gene encoding NUAK family SNF1-like kinase 1 is translated as MEGAAAPVAGDRPDLGLGAPGSPREAVAGATAALEPRKPHGVKRHHHKHNLKHRYELQETLGKGTYGKVKRATERFSGRVVAIKSIRKDKIKDEQDMVHIRREIEIMSSLNHPHIISIYEVFENKDKIVIIMEYASKGELYDYISERRRLSERETRHFFRQIVSAVHYCHKNGVVHRDLKLENILLDDNCNIKIADFGLSNLYQKDKFLQTFCGSPLYASPEIVNGRPYRGPEVDSWALGVLLYTLVYGTMPFDGFDHKNLIRQISSGEYREPTQPSDARGLIRWMLMVNPDRRATIEDIANHWWVNWGYKSSVCDCDALHDSESPLLARIIDWHHRSTGLQADTEAKMKGLAKPTTSEVMLEQQRSLKKSKKENDFAQSSQDAVPESPSKLSSKRPKGILKKRSNSEHRSHSTGFIEGVVGPALPSTFKMEQDLCRTGVLLPSSPEAEVPGKLSPKQSATMPKKGILKKTQQRESGYYSSPERSESSELLDSNDVMGSSIPSPSPPDPARVTSHSLSCRRKGILKHSSKYSAGTMDPALVSPEMPTLESLSEPGVPAEGLSRSYSRPSSVISDDSVLSSDSFDLLDLQENRPARQRIRSCVSAENFLQIQDFEGLQNRPRPQYLKRYRNRLADSSFSLLTDMDDVTQVYKQALEICSKLN